The genomic window TGCCACAGATAATCCCTGACCCAAAGATCCTGTTGAAATATCAACACCAGGAATCTTATTCATGTCGGGGTGCCCCTGAAGAATAGAACCATAACTTCTAAGAGTTGTCAGGATTTCCTTGCTGAAGTATCCCTCTTTCGGCAAGAGCTGCGTAAAGAACTGGGGCAGCATGTCCCTTAGAAAGTACAAATCTGTCTCTATCCTGCATGCCAGGATTTTTAGGATCTATGTTCATCTCATCAAAATACAGTGCTGTGACAATATCAGCTGAAGATAGCGATCCTCCTGGATGTCCAGACTTTGCCGCGCAGATCATCTGAACAATATTTTTTCTGATACTTGTCGCTTTCTCATTAAGGATATTAATTTTATTCATAGTTACTCTCCTTATAGTGTATAAAAATAATAAAATTAGACTTGATTTAAAAAAGCCACTCAGAAACTCTGAGTAGCTTTTTTATGGCAGATTACATACCTGCTTTATCCCAGTCAGCCAAAAATCTTTCGATTCCTGTGTCTGTGAGATGATGTTTTGTCATATCCATAAGAGTCTTGTATGGAATAGTACCTATGTGAGCTCCAGCCTTGGCTGCTTCCTTTGAATGCTGAGGATTTCTAATGCTCGCAGCTATTATCTCAGACTTGATATTGTGAATATCAAAGATGGTAACTATATCTTCAATAAGTTCAATGCTGTTTACACCAATATCATCTAATCTTCCAAGGAATGGACTTACATAAGTAGCACCGGCTCTGGCCGCAAGAAGTGCCTGGCTTGCTGTAAATATAAGCGTTACGTTGGTCTTTATCCCCATAGATGTCAAG from uncultured Ilyobacter sp. includes these protein-coding regions:
- the fsa gene encoding fructose-6-phosphate aldolase encodes the protein MKLFIDTANINEIKEVHEMGVICGVTTNPSLIAREGRDFKEVVTEITSIVDGPISAEVISLESEGMISEANELVKIHENIVIKLPMTVEGLKACKALTSMGIKTNVTLIFTASQALLAARAGATYVSPFLGRLDDIGVNSIELIEDIVTIFDIHNIKSEIIAASIRNPQHSKEAAKAGAHIGTIPYKTLMDMTKHHLTDTGIERFLADWDKAGM